The segment GACCAAGCCTTTCAGTGCAGGAGAATTACTGGCGCGTATCCGTGCCGCCCTGCGTCGTGCCGCTCAAACGCCCGGTGAGCCGGTTTTCACTATCGGTAGTTTGAAAGTAGATCTTGCACGCAGACTGGTAACCGTAGAAGATAACGAGGTACAGTTAACGCCTAACGAGTATGAATTGTTGAGGCTGTTCGTGATTAACGCAGGAAAGGTGTTGACCCATCGCCACCTGCTGCGCGAAGTATGGGGCGCGGAATACGGGGACGAGTTTCACATGCTGCATGTAAATATCAGTAACCTGCGCCGTAAAATCGAACGCGACTCAAGCCGGCCGCAGTTCATCATAACCGAGCCTGGAGTCGGGTATCGTCTCAGGATAAGCTGAGGCTGATACGAGACTGAAGTTCAGGAAGTGGAGTGACCAGCGCCGCTATCATCCTGCAGGTGTGTGACCGGCAGATGTTTTACACGCCTGTATACCAGGTATATGGCTACGCCGACTACCATCCATATAACACCGGCCCATCGGCCGTAAGGTTGGGTGATCAGCATAACCACCCAGATAACGAAAGTCATGAGAAAACCGAGTATGGCAGTTACCGGCAGTTCACGTCCTTTGA is part of the Dehalococcoidia bacterium genome and harbors:
- a CDS encoding response regulator gives rise to the protein MSNVKVLVVDDEDSIRRFLRVALTSQSYTLFESTSGREALSLVAEHKPDLIILDLGLPDIEGVEVTRLLREWTKTPIIILSVRGSESDKIAALDAGADDYLTKPFSAGELLARIRAALRRAAQTPGEPVFTIGSLKVDLARRLVTVEDNEVQLTPNEYELLRLFVINAGKVLTHRHLLREVWGAEYGDEFHMLHVNISNLRRKIERDSSRPQFIITEPGVGYRLRIS